A genomic segment from Aegilops tauschii subsp. strangulata cultivar AL8/78 chromosome 1, Aet v6.0, whole genome shotgun sequence encodes:
- the LOC109779323 gene encoding probably inactive leucine-rich repeat receptor-like protein kinase At5g48380 — translation MANHYAPLRVILVLLLVFTCFASEADIQCLKSVQQSVDPNGVLKSSWNFENDTAGFTCRFTGVECWHPDEDRVLSLRLGNLGLQGSFPHGLQNCSSMTGLDLSNNNFSGPIPQDISREIPYLTSLDLSYNGFSGTIPPNISNMTYLNVLNLQHNQFSGEIPPQFSLLTRLTAFNVAENRLSGFIPYSLGKNFTASNFAGNQGLCGVPLDECQASAKSKNNAAIVGAIVGVVVVIIIVAIVVFVCLRKLPAKKAKKDEDENKWAKSIKGTKTIKVSMFENPVSKMKLSDLMKATKQFSKENIIATGRTGTMYRAVLPDGSFLAVKRLQDSQHSESQFTSEMKTLGQVRNRNLVPLLGFCIAKKEKLLVYKHTPKGSLYDQLHEEGNDCKMDWPLRLRIGIGAAKGLAYLHHTCNPRILHRNISSKCILLDDDYEPKISDFGLARLMNPLDTHLSTFVNGEFGDIGYVAPEYGSTLVATPKGDVYSFGVVLLELITGERPTQVSTAPDNFRGNLVEWITYLSNNSILQDSIDKSLIGKDNDSELMQFLKVACSCTVTTAKERPTMFEVYQLLRAIGEKYHFSAGDDMMLPPLSTDGETPDELIVAM, via the exons ATGGCAAATCATTATGCTCCTCTGAGGGTTATTCTTGTACTGCTGTTGGTCTTCACTTGTTTCGCCTCTGAAGCTGATATCCAATGCCTGAAATCTGTTCAGCAGTCAGTGGACCCCAACGGTGTACTCAAATCCTCATGGAATTTTGAGAACGACACTGCTGGTTTCACATGCCGATTTACTGGCGTGGAATGTTGGCACCCGGATGAGGACCGAGTTCTTTCTTTGCGCCTAGGCAACCTTGGTCTCCAGGGTTCATTTCCTCATGGTCTTCAGAATTGCAGCAGTATGACTGGGCTGGATCTGTCAAACAACAACTTTTCAGGACCTATCCCTCAAGACATCTCCCGGGAAATACCATACCTAACATCATTGGACCTCTCCTACAATGGTTTTTCTGGCACCATCCCACCAAATATATCAAACATGACTTACCTGAACGTCCTCAATCTCCAACATAACCAGTTTAGTGGCGAAATTCCACCGCAGTTCAGTCTTCTGACTCGGTTAACTGCATTCAATGTCGCAGAGAACCGACTATCAGGGTTTATTCCATATTCATTAGGAAAAAATTTTACGGCATCGAATTTTGCCGGTAATCAAGGGCTATGTGGGGTTCCATTAGATGAATGCCAAGCTTCAGCAAAGAGCAAGAACAACGCGGCCATCGTTGGAGCTATTGTTGGCGTCGTAGTTGTGATCATAATTGTTGCAATAGTTGTGTTTGTTTGTCTGCGGAAATTACCAGCCAAGAAAGCAAAAAAGGATGAGGATGAAAATAAGTGGGCAAAGAGTATCAAAGGAACAAAAACAATCAAG GTGTCTATGTTTGAGAATCCAGTTTCAAAGATGAAGCTAAGTGATCTTATGAAGGCCACCAAACAGTTCAGCAAGGAAAACATCATAGCTACTGGAAGGACAGGGACTATGTACAGGGCAGTGCTACCTGATGGTTCTTTTCTTGCTGTTAAAAGGCTACAAGATTCACAACATTCTGAATCACAGTTCACTTCAGAAATGAAGACACTTGGCCAAGTAAGGAATCGCAACTTGGTTCCTCTTCTTGGATTTTGCATTGCTAAGAAGGAGAAGTTGTTGGTGTACAAGCACACACCCAAAGGTTCACTCTATGATCAGTTACACGAAGAGGGGAATGATTGTAAGATGGATTGGCCTCTGAGGTTAAGAATTGGTATTGGTGCAGCAAAAGGTCTTGCATATCTTCACCACACTTGCAATCCTCGAATCCTTCACCGCAATATAAGCTCCAAATGCATTCTCTTGGATGACGACTACGAACCAAAGATTTCGGATTTTGGGCTTGCTAGGCTTATGAACCCCCTAGACACCCATCTCAGCACCTTTGTCAATGGGGAATTTGGAGATATCGGTTATGTGGCACCAGAGTACGGGAGCACTCTGGTGGCCACGCCGAAGGGTGACGTCTACAGCTTCGGAGTGGTTCTCCTTGAGCTTATCACCGGTGAGAGGCCTACTCAGGTTTCCACTGCTCCAGATAACTTCAGGGGGAATCTAGTAGAGTGGATCACCTACCTATCCAACAATTCCATTCTCCAAGACTCAATCGACAAGTCGTTGATAGGGAAGGACAATGACAGTGAGCTGATGCAGTTCCTGAAAGTCGCGTGTTCTTGCACAGTCACCACCGCGAAGGAGAGACCCACCATGTTTGAGGTTTATCAGCTGCTTAGAGCCATTGGGGAGAAGTATCATTTCTCGGCCGGGGACGACATGATGCTGCCACCTCTAAGCACAGATGGAGAAACCCCGGACGAGCTCATTGTCGCCATGTAA